Proteins from a single region of Diaphorobacter limosus:
- the ilvD gene encoding dihydroxy-acid dehydratase, which produces MTDPLPLNRRSAHITQGKARAANRSMYYGMGYTEADFNKPMVGVANGHSTITPCNSGLQRLADAAVDGIRAAGGNAQTFGTPTISDGMAMGTEGMKYSLVSREVIADCVETCVQGQWMDGCVVIGGCDKNMPGGMMGMLRANVPSIYVYGGTIEPGCLHGCDLNIVSVFEAVGENAAGKISDQELKDIEQHAIPGTGSCGGMYTANTMSSSFEALGMSLPYSSTMANPHQEKVDSARESARVLIEAIRRDLKPRDIVTRQSIENAVAVIMAVGGSTNAVLHFLAIAHAAGVEWNIDDFERMRKKVPVFCDMKPSGKYLAVDLHKAGGIPQVMKMLLNAGLLHGDCMTITGKAIAETLKDVPDTPRADQDVIRPIGQPLYAQGHLAILKGNLSPEGAVAKITGLKNPVITGPARVFDDEQSALAAILAGKIKAGDVMVLRYLGPKGGPGMPEMLAPTGALVGEGLGESVGLITDGRFSGGTWGMVVGHVAPEAAVGGNIAFVHEGDSITIDAHQLLLQLNVSDEELARRRAGWTPPAPRYTRGVQAKFAFNASSASKGAVLDDFDEKRR; this is translated from the coding sequence ATGACCGACCCTCTGCCACTGAACCGCCGCTCCGCCCATATCACCCAGGGCAAGGCGCGCGCCGCCAACCGCTCCATGTACTACGGCATGGGCTACACCGAGGCCGACTTCAACAAGCCCATGGTCGGCGTGGCCAACGGGCACAGCACCATCACGCCCTGCAACAGCGGCCTGCAAAGGCTGGCCGACGCGGCGGTGGACGGCATACGCGCGGCGGGCGGCAACGCCCAGACCTTTGGCACGCCGACGATTTCCGACGGCATGGCCATGGGCACCGAGGGCATGAAGTACAGCCTGGTCAGCCGCGAGGTGATTGCCGACTGCGTGGAGACCTGCGTGCAGGGCCAGTGGATGGATGGCTGCGTGGTCATTGGCGGCTGCGACAAGAACATGCCCGGCGGCATGATGGGCATGCTGCGCGCCAACGTGCCCAGCATCTATGTGTATGGCGGCACCATAGAGCCGGGCTGCCTGCACGGCTGCGACCTGAACATCGTCAGCGTCTTCGAGGCCGTGGGTGAGAACGCCGCCGGCAAGATCAGCGACCAGGAACTGAAGGACATAGAGCAGCACGCCATTCCCGGCACCGGCTCCTGCGGCGGCATGTACACCGCCAACACCATGAGCAGCTCGTTCGAGGCGCTGGGCATGAGCCTGCCCTACTCCAGCACCATGGCCAACCCGCACCAGGAAAAGGTGGACTCGGCGCGCGAGTCGGCCAGGGTACTGATCGAGGCCATACGCCGCGACCTCAAACCCCGCGACATCGTCACACGCCAATCGATCGAGAACGCGGTCGCCGTGATCATGGCCGTGGGCGGCTCAACCAATGCCGTGCTGCACTTCCTGGCCATTGCGCACGCGGCGGGGGTTGAATGGAACATCGACGACTTCGAGCGCATGCGCAAGAAGGTGCCGGTGTTCTGCGACATGAAGCCCAGCGGCAAATATCTGGCCGTGGATCTGCACAAGGCCGGCGGCATTCCGCAAGTCATGAAGATGCTTTTGAACGCCGGCCTGCTGCATGGCGACTGCATGACCATCACCGGCAAGGCCATCGCCGAGACATTGAAAGACGTGCCTGACACACCGCGTGCCGACCAGGACGTGATCCGCCCCATCGGCCAGCCGCTGTACGCCCAGGGCCACCTGGCCATCCTCAAGGGCAACCTGAGTCCCGAGGGCGCGGTGGCCAAGATCACCGGCCTGAAGAACCCCGTCATCACCGGCCCGGCGCGCGTCTTTGACGACGAGCAGTCGGCGCTGGCCGCCATCCTGGCCGGCAAGATCAAGGCCGGTGACGTGATGGTGCTGCGCTACCTGGGCCCCAAGGGCGGGCCCGGCATGCCCGAAATGCTGGCGCCCACGGGCGCGCTGGTGGGCGAAGGCCTGGGCGAGAGCGTGGGCCTGATCACCGACGGGCGCTTCTCCGGCGGCACCTGGGGCATGGTGGTGGGCCATGTGGCGCCAGAGGCGGCAGTGGGCGGCAACATCGCCTTCGTTCACGAGGGCGACAGCATCACCATAGACGCGCACCAGTTGCTGCTGCAGCTGAACGTGAGCGACGAGGAGCTGGCGCGCCGGCGCGCCGGCTGGACGCCGCCAGCACCGCGCTACACGCGCGGCGTGCAGGCCAAGTTTGCCTTCAACGCCTCCAGCGCCAGCAAGGGCGCGGTGCTCGATGATTTTGATGAAAAGCGCCGCTAA
- the ilvD gene encoding dihydroxy-acid dehydratase: MPAYRSKTSTHGRNMAGARALWRATGMKDADFSKPIIAVVNSFTQFVPGHVHLKDLGQLVAREIEAAGGVAKEFNTIAVDDGIAMGHDGMLYSLPSRDIIADSVEYMVNAHCADAMVCISNCDKITPGMLMAAMRLNIPVIFVSGGPMEAGKAQLAVPGQGKLTFTKKLDLIDAMVMAADDKASDADVAEVERSACPTCGSCSGMFTANSMNCLTEALGLSLPGNGTVLATHADREQLFKRAGRRIVELAREYYEQDNARILPRAVGFKAFENAMTLDIAMGGSTNTILHLLAIAQEAEIAFTMDDIDRLSRVVPQLCKVAPNTDKYHIEDVHRAGGIFGILGELERAGRLHTDVPTIHAPTLGEAIAQWDICLTQDEAVHNFFKAGPGGIPTQVAFSQASRWPSLDLDRAEGCIRSYDHAFSKEGGLAVLTGNIAQKGCVVKTAGVDDSILVFEGPAHVVESQDEAVANILADKVKAGDVVVVRYEGPKGGPGMQEMLYPTSYIKSKGLGKACALLTDGRFSGGTSGLSIGHCSPEAAAGGAIGLVRNGDRIRIDIPNRTINVLVSDEELARRRQQQAALGWKPAQPRPRKVSAALKAYAKLVTSADTGAVRDLSLLD, from the coding sequence ATGCCCGCATACCGTTCCAAGACCTCCACCCATGGCCGCAACATGGCCGGTGCCCGCGCCCTGTGGCGCGCCACCGGCATGAAGGATGCAGACTTCTCCAAGCCCATCATCGCGGTGGTCAACTCGTTCACGCAGTTCGTGCCCGGCCATGTGCACCTGAAGGATCTGGGCCAGCTGGTGGCCCGCGAGATCGAGGCCGCCGGCGGCGTGGCCAAGGAATTCAACACCATCGCCGTGGACGACGGCATCGCCATGGGCCACGACGGCATGCTGTACTCGCTGCCCAGCCGCGACATCATTGCCGACAGCGTGGAATACATGGTCAACGCACATTGCGCCGACGCCATGGTCTGCATCAGCAACTGCGACAAGATCACGCCCGGCATGCTGATGGCGGCGATGCGCCTGAACATTCCGGTGATCTTCGTCTCCGGCGGCCCCATGGAGGCCGGGAAGGCCCAGCTGGCCGTGCCGGGGCAGGGCAAGCTGACGTTCACCAAGAAGCTGGATCTGATCGACGCCATGGTCATGGCCGCCGACGACAAGGCCAGCGACGCCGACGTGGCCGAGGTGGAGCGTTCGGCCTGCCCCACTTGCGGTTCCTGCTCGGGCATGTTCACCGCCAATTCGATGAACTGCCTGACCGAGGCGCTGGGCCTGTCGCTGCCCGGCAATGGCACGGTGCTGGCCACGCATGCCGACCGCGAGCAGCTGTTCAAGCGCGCCGGCCGGCGCATCGTGGAGCTGGCGCGTGAGTATTACGAGCAGGACAACGCGCGCATCCTGCCGCGCGCCGTGGGTTTCAAGGCCTTCGAGAACGCGATGACGCTGGACATCGCCATGGGTGGCTCCACCAACACCATCCTGCACCTGCTGGCCATCGCACAAGAGGCCGAGATCGCCTTCACCATGGACGACATCGACCGCCTCTCGCGCGTCGTGCCCCAGCTGTGTAAGGTGGCGCCCAACACCGACAAGTACCACATCGAGGACGTGCACCGCGCCGGCGGCATCTTCGGCATCCTGGGCGAGCTGGAACGTGCCGGCCGCCTGCACACCGACGTGCCCACCATCCACGCGCCCACCCTGGGCGAGGCGATTGCGCAATGGGACATCTGCCTCACGCAGGACGAGGCCGTGCACAACTTCTTCAAGGCCGGCCCGGGCGGCATTCCCACCCAGGTTGCGTTCAGCCAGGCGAGCCGCTGGCCCAGCCTGGATCTGGACCGCGCCGAGGGCTGCATACGCTCCTACGACCACGCCTTCAGCAAGGAAGGCGGCCTGGCCGTGCTCACCGGCAACATCGCGCAAAAGGGCTGTGTGGTGAAGACCGCGGGCGTGGATGACTCCATCCTGGTGTTCGAGGGCCCGGCGCATGTGGTCGAGTCGCAGGACGAGGCCGTGGCCAACATCCTGGCCGACAAGGTCAAGGCGGGCGACGTGGTCGTGGTGCGCTACGAAGGCCCCAAGGGCGGCCCCGGCATGCAGGAGATGCTCTACCCCACCAGCTACATCAAGAGCAAGGGCCTGGGCAAGGCCTGCGCGCTGCTGACCGACGGGCGCTTCTCGGGCGGCACCTCGGGCCTGTCCATCGGCCACTGCTCGCCCGAGGCCGCGGCCGGCGGCGCCATCGGCCTGGTGCGAAACGGCGACCGCATCCGCATCGACATCCCCAACCGCACGATCAACGTGCTGGTTAGCGACGAGGAACTGGCGCGCCGGCGCCAACAGCAGGCTGCCCTGGGCTGGAAGCCGGCCCAGCCGCGTCCGCGCAAGGTCTCGGCGGCGCTCAAGGCCTATGCCAAGCTGGTCACCAGCGCCGACACCGGCGCCGTGCGCGACCTGTCGCTGCTGGATTGA
- a CDS encoding PaaI family thioesterase: MSELHQRIAASFNAQGLMTTLGARLVLVQDGEVHIELPFSPHLTQQQGFVHAGVVTSIVDNACGYAALTRSPPGCEVVTAEFKTNFMRPAIGARFLAVGRVQNAGRMLTVCTGEVRAFAGDGPQYKLVALMQATMVNVPANA, from the coding sequence ATGTCCGAGTTGCACCAGCGCATTGCCGCCAGCTTCAACGCCCAGGGCCTGATGACCACGCTGGGCGCACGCCTGGTGCTGGTGCAGGACGGCGAGGTGCATATCGAGCTGCCGTTCTCGCCGCACCTGACGCAGCAGCAGGGCTTCGTGCATGCGGGTGTCGTCACCAGCATCGTGGACAACGCCTGCGGCTATGCGGCGCTGACCAGGTCACCGCCTGGCTGCGAGGTGGTGACGGCGGAGTTCAAGACCAACTTCATGCGGCCGGCCATCGGGGCGCGCTTCCTGGCCGTGGGCCGGGTGCAGAACGCGGGGCGCATGCTCACCGTGTGCACGGGCGAGGTGCGTGCGTTTGCGGGCGATGGGCCGCAGTACAAGCTGGTGGCCCTGATGCAGGCCACCATGGTCAATGTGCCGGCGAACGCCTGA
- the bfr gene encoding bacterioferritin has translation MQGHTAVIDCLKELLRGELAARDQYFIHSRQYEDQGFVRLYERLNHEMQEETEHADTILRRILMLEGKPNMRPHAFTPGESVQEMLRKDLDTEYSVRKHLKSAIALCESHHDYVSRDLLLTQLRDTEEDHAYWLEKQIGLIDKVGLQNYLQSQTGS, from the coding sequence ATGCAAGGCCACACCGCCGTCATCGACTGCCTGAAAGAACTGCTGCGCGGCGAACTGGCCGCGCGCGACCAGTACTTCATCCACTCGCGCCAGTACGAGGATCAAGGCTTCGTGCGCCTGTACGAGCGCCTGAACCACGAGATGCAGGAAGAGACCGAGCATGCCGACACCATCCTGCGCCGCATCCTGATGCTGGAGGGCAAGCCCAACATGCGCCCGCACGCCTTCACGCCGGGCGAGAGCGTCCAGGAGATGCTGCGCAAGGACCTGGACACCGAATACAGCGTGCGCAAGCACCTGAAGTCGGCCATCGCCCTGTGCGAGTCACACCACGACTATGTGAGCCGCGACCTGCTGCTGACCCAGCTGCGCGACACCGAGGAAGACCACGCCTATTGGCTGGAAAAGCAGATCGGCCTGATCGACAAGGTGGGCCTGCAGAACTACCTGCAATCGCAGACCGGTTCGTAG
- the lgt gene encoding prolipoprotein diacylglyceryl transferase: MLMYPHIDPVALQIGPVAIHWYGLTYLAAFGLFMWLGRRRLRHEPYASLTGDQAWSRKDVEDILFLGVLGVVIGGRLGYCLFYKPGYYLAHPLEILYVWQGGMSFHGGLLGVIGSMLWFAHSRRRPWLQVADFVAPCVPTGLAAGRIGNFINGELWGRFAPPDLPWAMVFPQSGSMLARHPSQIYQFLLEGLLLFVLLWLYARRPRRRGEVAAAFLVGYGVLRFTAEYFREPDSFLGLLPLGMSMGQWLCVPMVLAGVGMWLWAQRQRA; the protein is encoded by the coding sequence ATGCTGATGTACCCGCATATCGACCCCGTGGCCCTGCAGATCGGGCCCGTTGCCATTCACTGGTATGGCCTGACCTATCTGGCCGCCTTTGGCCTGTTCATGTGGCTGGGCCGGCGCCGCCTGCGCCATGAGCCCTATGCCTCGCTCACGGGGGATCAGGCCTGGTCGCGCAAGGACGTGGAGGACATCCTGTTCCTTGGCGTGCTGGGCGTGGTGATCGGCGGGCGGCTGGGCTACTGCCTGTTCTACAAGCCGGGCTACTACCTGGCGCATCCGCTGGAGATCCTCTACGTGTGGCAGGGCGGCATGAGCTTTCATGGCGGGCTGTTGGGCGTGATCGGCTCCATGCTGTGGTTCGCCCATTCGCGGCGCAGGCCCTGGCTGCAGGTGGCGGACTTTGTCGCGCCCTGCGTGCCCACGGGGCTGGCGGCCGGGCGCATAGGCAATTTCATCAATGGCGAGCTGTGGGGGCGCTTTGCGCCTCCCGACCTGCCCTGGGCCATGGTGTTTCCGCAAAGCGGCTCCATGCTGGCGCGCCACCCGTCGCAGATATACCAGTTTTTGCTCGAAGGCCTGCTGCTGTTCGTGCTGCTGTGGCTGTATGCGCGCCGCCCGCGCAGGCGCGGCGAGGTGGCGGCGGCCTTCCTGGTGGGCTATGGCGTGCTGCGCTTCACGGCGGAATATTTCCGCGAGCCCGACAGCTTCCTGGGCCTGCTGCCCTTGGGTATGAGCATGGGCCAGTGGCTGTGCGTGCCCATGGTGCTGGCGGGCGTGGGCATGTGGCTGTGGGCGCAAAGGCAGCGCGCGTGA